Proteins encoded together in one Kutzneria kofuensis window:
- a CDS encoding carbohydrate ABC transporter permease, with protein sequence MRGRVRTVAGVLIVLVLLFPLYWMLNASLQPSGALLRPTPEFLPLPATLDGYREALATQGGHLLSSLVVAGGTVLVSLLIATPAAYSLARLPWRGGPVFVFALLIVQMIPGIVMANSLYALFGSLGLIDNYLGLVLADSTATVPFAILVLRAFMVAIPRELSEAARVDGAGYWRTFTSVIVPVSRNAVITAGLFSFLFAWADFLFAVTLTTGQGIEPVTVGIYRFVGNQTADWNGVMATAVLASVPAAILLVVAQRYVVAGMTGGAVKE encoded by the coding sequence ATGAGGGGCCGGGTCAGGACCGTCGCCGGCGTGCTGATCGTGCTGGTGCTGCTGTTCCCGCTGTACTGGATGCTCAACGCGTCGCTGCAGCCCAGCGGGGCGCTGCTGCGGCCGACACCGGAGTTCCTGCCGCTTCCCGCGACCCTGGACGGCTATCGCGAGGCGCTGGCCACTCAGGGCGGGCACCTGCTGTCCAGCCTGGTGGTGGCCGGCGGCACCGTGCTGGTGTCGCTGCTGATCGCGACGCCGGCCGCGTACTCCCTGGCGCGATTGCCGTGGCGCGGTGGTCCCGTGTTCGTGTTCGCCCTGCTGATCGTGCAGATGATCCCCGGCATCGTGATGGCGAACTCGCTGTACGCGTTGTTCGGCAGCCTCGGCCTGATCGACAACTACCTCGGGCTGGTGCTGGCCGACTCCACCGCGACGGTGCCGTTCGCGATCCTGGTGTTGCGCGCGTTCATGGTGGCCATCCCCCGTGAGCTGTCCGAGGCGGCCCGGGTGGACGGCGCCGGCTACTGGCGCACGTTCACCTCGGTCATCGTCCCGGTCAGCCGCAACGCGGTGATCACCGCGGGGCTGTTCTCCTTCCTGTTCGCCTGGGCGGACTTCCTGTTCGCCGTCACGCTGACCACCGGGCAGGGCATCGAGCCGGTCACGGTCGGGATCTACCGCTTCGTGGGCAACCAGACCGCCGACTGGAACGGGGTGATGGCCACCGCGGTGCTGGCCTCGGTCCCCGCGGCGATTCTGCTGGTGGTGGCCCAGCGCTACGTCGTGGCCGGCATGACCGGCGGGGCGGTCAAGGAATGA
- a CDS encoding glycoside hydrolase family 27 protein produces MKRLSLVLAAVLALATAPPAQALGNGLAKTPQMGFNDWNAYGCNVSESLIKSTALAMHNNGMQAAGYQYVNIDDCWLTHNRDGNGNLVPDRNKFPDGIAGTAQYVHSLGLKLGIYEDAGTATCAGYPGSLGHERQDAALFASWGVDYLKYDNCNNQGVGAQSRYTAMRDALAATGRPILFSLCNWGQENVWTWGSQVGNSWRTTGDISPSFSSMLGIFHANVRLSGYAGPGGWNDPDMLEIGNGMSATEDRAEFSLWAEMAAPLIAGTNIAGASSTTVSILANKAVIAVDQDSLGKQGRMVSSTNGHDVLAKPLANGDVSVVLFNETGSTATISTTTSAIGKTGAAGYNLTDLWSGAKSSTTGTISASVPAHGVVMYRVSSK; encoded by the coding sequence ATGAAACGGCTCTCACTCGTCCTGGCCGCCGTGCTCGCGCTGGCGACCGCTCCCCCGGCCCAGGCCCTGGGCAACGGCCTGGCCAAGACCCCGCAGATGGGCTTCAACGACTGGAACGCCTACGGCTGCAACGTCTCCGAGTCGCTGATCAAGTCCACCGCGCTGGCCATGCACAACAACGGCATGCAGGCCGCCGGCTACCAGTACGTCAACATCGACGACTGCTGGCTGACCCACAACCGCGACGGCAACGGCAACCTGGTGCCGGACCGCAACAAGTTCCCGGACGGCATCGCCGGCACCGCCCAGTACGTGCACTCCCTGGGCCTCAAGCTCGGCATCTACGAGGACGCCGGCACCGCCACCTGCGCCGGCTACCCCGGCAGCCTCGGCCATGAGCGGCAGGACGCGGCGCTGTTCGCGTCCTGGGGCGTGGACTACCTCAAGTACGACAACTGCAACAACCAGGGCGTCGGCGCGCAGTCCCGCTACACCGCCATGCGCGACGCGCTCGCGGCGACCGGCCGGCCGATCCTGTTCAGCCTGTGCAACTGGGGCCAGGAGAACGTCTGGACCTGGGGGTCGCAGGTCGGCAACAGCTGGCGCACCACCGGCGACATCTCGCCGAGCTTCAGCTCCATGCTGGGCATCTTCCACGCCAACGTGCGCCTGTCCGGCTACGCCGGCCCCGGCGGCTGGAACGACCCGGACATGCTGGAGATCGGCAACGGCATGTCGGCCACCGAGGACCGCGCCGAGTTCAGCCTGTGGGCCGAGATGGCCGCGCCGCTGATCGCCGGCACGAACATCGCCGGCGCCAGCTCCACCACCGTGAGCATCCTGGCCAACAAGGCCGTCATCGCCGTCGACCAGGACTCCCTCGGCAAGCAGGGCCGCATGGTCTCCTCCACCAACGGCCACGACGTGCTGGCCAAGCCGCTGGCCAACGGCGACGTGTCCGTGGTGCTGTTCAACGAGACCGGCTCCACGGCGACCATCAGCACCACCACGTCGGCCATCGGCAAGACCGGGGCCGCCGGCTACAACCTCACCGATCTGTGGTCCGGCGCGAAGTCCAGCACCACCGGCACGATTTCCGCGTCGGTGCCCGCGCACGGCGTCGTGATGTATCGCGTTTCCAGCAAGTGA
- a CDS encoding non-reducing end alpha-L-arabinofuranosidase family hydrolase, with protein sequence MPAGSPPRRWPRVLVAAVVAVAAVCATTSSAAAVTLPGSFRWNSGGVVISPRSDSSHSLVSIKDPSVVRYNNRWYVYASTVNSAGKYSMATVNFTDWSQAASAPTYHLDTNPNIGSRYAAAPQLFYFAPQHKWYLVYQTGPPSFSTASDPGRPDTWSAPQHFFAAEPPIVTQNKGSHGWIDFWVICDSANCYLFFSDDNGHLYRSRTSVANFPDGFTDTTIVLQDSNKFHLFEASNVYKLKGQNGYLLLVEAIGSDGRRYFRSWTAGRLDGAWTPLADTESNPFARADNVTFTGPAWTKDFSHGEMIRDGYDQTLTIDPCHLQYLYQGKDPSASGPYTYLPWRLGLLTQTGSSC encoded by the coding sequence ATGCCAGCAGGCTCCCCGCCGCGCCGGTGGCCTCGCGTTCTCGTCGCGGCGGTCGTGGCGGTGGCCGCCGTCTGCGCCACCACGTCGAGCGCCGCGGCGGTGACGCTGCCCGGCAGCTTCCGGTGGAACTCCGGCGGCGTGGTCATCAGCCCGCGGTCGGACTCGAGTCACAGCCTGGTGTCCATCAAGGACCCGAGCGTCGTCCGCTACAACAACCGCTGGTACGTGTACGCCTCCACGGTCAACAGCGCCGGCAAGTACAGCATGGCCACCGTGAACTTCACCGACTGGTCGCAGGCCGCGTCGGCGCCGACGTACCACCTGGACACCAACCCGAACATCGGCAGCCGGTACGCGGCCGCGCCGCAGCTGTTCTACTTCGCCCCGCAGCACAAGTGGTACCTGGTCTACCAGACCGGCCCGCCCTCGTTCTCCACCGCGAGCGACCCCGGCCGCCCGGACACCTGGTCGGCGCCGCAGCACTTCTTCGCCGCCGAACCGCCGATCGTCACCCAGAACAAGGGAAGTCACGGCTGGATCGACTTCTGGGTGATCTGCGACTCGGCCAACTGCTACCTGTTCTTCTCCGACGACAACGGGCATCTCTACCGCTCGCGCACCTCGGTGGCGAACTTCCCCGACGGCTTCACCGACACCACCATCGTGCTGCAGGACAGCAACAAGTTCCACCTGTTCGAAGCGTCCAACGTGTACAAGCTCAAGGGGCAGAACGGCTACCTGCTGCTGGTGGAGGCGATCGGCTCGGACGGGCGCCGGTACTTCCGCTCGTGGACGGCCGGCCGGCTGGACGGCGCCTGGACACCGCTGGCCGACACCGAGTCCAACCCGTTCGCCCGCGCCGACAACGTGACCTTTACCGGCCCGGCGTGGACGAAGGACTTCAGCCACGGCGAGATGATCCGTGACGGCTACGACCAGACCCTGACCATCGACCCGTGCCACCTGCAGTACCTCTACCAGGGCAAGGATCCGTCCGCGTCCGGTCCGTACACCTACCTGCCGTGGCGGCTGGGGCTGCTCACGCAGACCGGCTCCAGCTGCTGA
- a CDS encoding glycosyl hydrolase 115 family protein yields MTSSAELARRNFLRLMGVLAAGAATARAGTAFAAPSYVSDRADTGSFPLVAGKKATALVVSAADHPGVVRVAGDLQADIERVTGIRPALHVDEVPQAAQVVLIGSIDRSPLVHDLVSAGRLDVSGIAGKWETSLTEVVANPRPGVARALVITGSDQRGTIFGAYDISRLIGVSPWYWWDDVPVAHQDELHVQAGRHSLGTPFVKYRGLFINDENPALGTWAPAFFGPGLAPGHADGFNHKFYEKVFETMLRLRANYLWPAVWGRAFAEDDPVNHATATRYGVVMGTSHEAPMLRGIEEWNRHAVAAVRDADGKIVKPGHDAYGGTGEWSYRRNPDALRAYWTDGIRRMVDQNIEGVVTVGMRGNGDTALPDGDSKDLMQEIIAAQRAILAQETGKDPATTPQVWTLYKEVLRYWQQGLRPPDDVTVVFPDDNWGNMCKLPDPTLPPRAGGYGLYYHFDYVGAARCYKWVDTALIANVWEQLNQAATYGIDRLWVANVGDMKGNELPLQFFLDYAWNPFPAEQLTAWEQQYARQSFGERNAAAVAGVLHTYGRLQSRRKPELLNRRISITPGKDPATDRSAIVYDDQASPFSLTDYQELDRVTAEWRQLADRADKVGRQLPAACQDAFFELVGYEVAASANLYALRQAEFTNILYAAQGRASADDLATTAEARFNDDLALADRFNTKVAGGKWKGFQTQPHIDYGDVARYGTDASWQQPQLNNAAIPDVIFPAVRRVTLAAGAELGVAIDGSDRWWPAEPTGPVLPEFSPFQSQPAQYIDVFNRGSAAFDYTITPGVPWLQAQPARGRVDKQVRATLRVDWSKAPKGTTQVPIVVSGAGRTVTVQAVVANRSLPSGWRNGFVEANGYVSMEAEHFTASAGTAAVSWRRIPDLGRTGAGMKPFPVTAASQQPGQGPRLEYRMTLFTAGTVTVWAFLSPRSNVLASPGLRYAVSFDDAQPQVVDIIKATGADSTAMNRQWEWTISDNVNRTATRHTIAGPGTHVLKFWMVDPTVVLQKLVVDTGGLRPSYLGPPESRRIP; encoded by the coding sequence ATGACCTCTTCGGCCGAACTGGCCAGACGGAACTTCCTGCGCCTGATGGGGGTTCTCGCCGCCGGAGCGGCGACCGCGCGGGCCGGGACGGCGTTCGCCGCGCCGAGTTATGTGTCCGACCGGGCCGACACGGGCAGTTTCCCTTTGGTGGCGGGGAAGAAGGCCACCGCGCTGGTGGTCAGCGCCGCCGATCACCCGGGCGTGGTGCGCGTCGCCGGGGACCTGCAGGCGGACATCGAGCGGGTCACCGGGATCCGGCCGGCCCTGCACGTCGACGAGGTCCCCCAGGCGGCGCAGGTGGTGTTGATCGGGTCGATCGATCGCAGTCCGCTGGTGCACGATCTGGTGTCCGCCGGTCGGCTTGACGTGTCCGGGATCGCCGGCAAGTGGGAGACCTCGCTGACCGAGGTCGTGGCCAACCCCCGGCCCGGGGTGGCCCGGGCCCTGGTGATCACCGGCAGCGACCAGCGGGGCACGATCTTCGGCGCCTACGACATCTCGCGCCTGATCGGCGTCTCACCGTGGTACTGGTGGGACGACGTCCCGGTGGCGCACCAGGACGAACTGCACGTGCAGGCCGGGCGGCACAGCCTCGGCACGCCGTTCGTGAAGTACCGGGGGCTGTTCATCAACGACGAGAACCCGGCGCTGGGCACGTGGGCGCCGGCGTTCTTCGGTCCCGGGCTGGCGCCGGGGCACGCCGACGGCTTCAACCACAAGTTCTACGAGAAGGTCTTCGAGACCATGCTGCGGCTGCGGGCGAACTACCTGTGGCCGGCGGTGTGGGGCCGGGCCTTCGCCGAGGACGATCCCGTCAACCACGCGACCGCCACCCGGTACGGCGTCGTCATGGGCACCTCGCACGAGGCGCCGATGTTGCGGGGCATCGAGGAGTGGAACCGGCACGCGGTGGCCGCGGTGCGCGACGCGGACGGCAAGATCGTGAAGCCGGGACACGACGCGTACGGCGGCACGGGGGAGTGGAGCTACCGCCGCAACCCGGACGCGCTGAGGGCGTACTGGACCGACGGCATCCGGCGCATGGTCGACCAGAACATCGAAGGCGTGGTCACGGTCGGGATGCGCGGCAACGGCGACACCGCGCTGCCCGACGGCGACAGCAAGGACCTGATGCAGGAGATCATCGCCGCGCAGCGCGCGATCCTGGCCCAGGAGACCGGAAAGGATCCGGCGACCACACCGCAGGTGTGGACGCTCTACAAGGAGGTCCTGCGGTACTGGCAGCAGGGACTGCGGCCGCCGGACGACGTCACCGTGGTGTTCCCCGACGACAACTGGGGGAACATGTGCAAGCTGCCCGACCCCACGCTGCCGCCCCGGGCCGGCGGTTACGGCCTGTACTACCACTTCGACTACGTCGGCGCCGCCCGCTGCTACAAGTGGGTGGACACGGCCCTGATCGCCAACGTCTGGGAGCAGCTCAACCAGGCCGCCACGTACGGCATCGACCGGCTGTGGGTGGCCAACGTCGGCGACATGAAGGGCAACGAGCTGCCGCTGCAGTTCTTCCTCGACTACGCCTGGAACCCGTTCCCGGCCGAGCAGTTGACCGCGTGGGAGCAGCAGTACGCCCGGCAGAGCTTCGGCGAGCGGAACGCGGCCGCCGTCGCCGGGGTCCTGCACACCTACGGCCGGCTGCAGTCCCGCCGCAAGCCGGAGCTGCTCAACCGCAGGATCAGCATCACCCCGGGCAAGGACCCGGCCACCGACCGGTCCGCGATCGTCTACGACGACCAGGCCAGCCCCTTCAGCCTGACCGACTACCAGGAGCTGGACCGGGTCACCGCCGAGTGGCGGCAGCTGGCCGACCGCGCCGACAAGGTCGGACGCCAGCTGCCGGCCGCCTGTCAGGACGCCTTCTTCGAGCTCGTGGGCTACGAGGTCGCGGCGAGCGCGAACCTGTATGCGTTGCGGCAGGCCGAGTTCACCAACATCCTCTACGCGGCCCAGGGCCGGGCCTCGGCCGACGACCTGGCGACCACGGCCGAGGCCCGGTTCAACGACGATCTCGCGCTGGCCGACCGGTTCAACACCAAGGTCGCCGGTGGGAAGTGGAAGGGGTTCCAGACCCAGCCGCACATCGACTACGGCGACGTGGCCCGCTACGGCACGGACGCGTCCTGGCAGCAGCCGCAGCTCAACAACGCGGCCATCCCGGACGTGATCTTCCCTGCTGTCCGTCGGGTCACCCTGGCGGCCGGTGCGGAGCTCGGTGTGGCGATAGACGGCTCGGACCGCTGGTGGCCGGCCGAACCGACCGGCCCGGTGCTGCCCGAGTTCAGCCCGTTCCAGTCACAGCCGGCGCAGTACATCGACGTGTTCAACCGCGGCAGTGCGGCCTTCGACTACACGATCACGCCCGGCGTGCCGTGGCTTCAGGCGCAGCCGGCGCGGGGACGGGTCGACAAGCAGGTCCGCGCGACGCTGCGGGTCGACTGGTCGAAGGCCCCCAAGGGGACGACTCAGGTGCCGATCGTGGTCAGCGGCGCCGGTCGCACCGTGACCGTCCAGGCCGTCGTCGCCAACCGATCGCTTCCTTCGGGATGGCGCAACGGTTTCGTGGAGGCCAACGGCTACGTGTCCATGGAGGCCGAGCACTTCACCGCCAGCGCGGGCACAGCGGCGGTGTCGTGGCGGCGCATCCCGGACCTCGGCCGCACCGGTGCGGGGATGAAACCCTTCCCCGTCACGGCCGCCTCCCAACAGCCGGGGCAGGGCCCGCGGCTGGAGTACCGGATGACGCTGTTCACCGCGGGAACCGTTACGGTGTGGGCCTTCCTGTCGCCGCGCAGCAACGTGCTGGCGTCGCCGGGCCTGCGCTACGCGGTGTCGTTCGACGACGCGCAGCCACAGGTGGTCGACATCATCAAGGCGACCGGCGCCGACTCCACCGCGATGAACCGGCAGTGGGAGTGGACCATCTCCGACAACGTCAACCGCACCGCCACCCGGCACACCATCGCCGGCCCCGGCACGCACGTGCTGAAGTTCTGGATGGTCGACCCGACAGTGGTGCTGCAGAAGCTCGTCGTGGACACCGGCGGCCTGCGGCCGAGCTACCTCGGCCCGCCCGAGAGCCGCCGAATTCCGTAA
- a CDS encoding SGNH/GDSL hydrolase family protein, protein MRKPLWWPVPLVAAAVICLAAAAFSLPPAPTQSAASQSTASATHWVDTWTAMPQLTEPANMPPAPFTQPNLVLANSTVRQTVHVSTAGRQLRLQLSNAFGGADLPITAVSVALPADGKAGVSAIAPGTSRTVTFDGQPSVTIPVGALAVSDPVDLSVTAQSNLTVTLYLATGQASTNITSHPGSRTTSYLLAGNHLDDADLSGATPVDHWYFLSAVELLSTTRSAGVAIVGDSITDGRGSTTNGNDRWPDALIARLQAGRDTRDISVLNQAAGGNRVLHDGLGPNALGRFDRDVLAQSGINWSMVFEGVNDIGTATPDPTTQHQVVQNLIMAYQQMVTRAHAHGIRVYGATITPFGGNSYDDPDGYREAARQSVNTWIRTSGRFDSVIDFDRVARDPANPRQLLPAYDTGDHLHLNPVGYQALGRAVPLSLFR, encoded by the coding sequence ATGAGAAAACCATTGTGGTGGCCGGTTCCTCTCGTCGCCGCCGCGGTGATCTGTCTCGCCGCCGCAGCCTTCTCCCTGCCGCCAGCCCCCACGCAGTCCGCTGCCTCCCAGTCCACTGCCTCCGCGACGCACTGGGTCGACACCTGGACCGCGATGCCGCAGCTCACCGAGCCGGCCAACATGCCGCCGGCGCCGTTCACACAGCCGAACCTGGTACTGGCGAACAGCACGGTGCGACAAACGGTCCACGTCTCAACCGCCGGACGACAGCTCAGGTTGCAGCTGTCCAACGCATTCGGCGGCGCAGACCTGCCCATCACCGCGGTCTCGGTGGCGCTTCCGGCCGACGGGAAGGCCGGCGTGAGCGCGATCGCGCCGGGCACCTCGCGGACGGTCACCTTCGACGGCCAGCCCTCGGTGACGATACCGGTCGGGGCGCTGGCGGTCTCGGACCCGGTCGACCTTTCCGTTACGGCGCAGTCGAACCTGACCGTCACGCTCTACCTGGCCACCGGACAGGCGTCCACGAACATCACCTCGCATCCCGGTTCCCGCACCACTTCGTACCTCCTCGCGGGCAACCACCTCGACGATGCCGACCTTTCCGGCGCGACCCCGGTCGACCACTGGTACTTCCTCAGCGCGGTCGAACTGTTGTCCACCACGCGCAGTGCGGGCGTCGCCATCGTGGGCGACTCGATCACCGACGGCCGGGGCTCGACGACAAACGGCAACGACCGGTGGCCGGACGCGCTGATCGCACGGCTGCAGGCGGGCCGGGACACCAGGGACATCTCGGTGCTCAACCAGGCGGCCGGCGGAAACCGCGTGCTGCACGACGGCCTCGGTCCCAACGCCCTCGGCCGGTTCGACCGCGATGTGCTGGCCCAGAGCGGCATCAACTGGTCGATGGTGTTCGAGGGCGTCAACGACATCGGCACCGCCACGCCGGACCCGACCACCCAGCACCAGGTCGTCCAGAACCTCATCATGGCCTACCAGCAGATGGTCACCCGTGCCCATGCCCACGGCATCCGGGTCTACGGCGCGACGATCACCCCCTTCGGCGGCAATTCCTACGACGACCCGGACGGGTACCGGGAGGCCGCCCGGCAGAGCGTCAACACGTGGATCCGCACCAGCGGCAGGTTCGACAGTGTGATCGACTTCGACCGCGTCGCCCGCGACCCGGCCAATCCGAGGCAGTTGCTGCCGGCGTACGACACCGGCGACCACCTGCACCTGAACCCGGTCGGCTACCAGGCACTCGGGCGGGCCGTCCCCCTCTCACTGTTCCGGTGA
- a CDS encoding SanA/YdcF family protein — MGEQPLRRRWPRRALRIGLAVLVLAVVLTGASVTWAYTASAGHRYDVADAPAAPVAIVLGAEVGTPFLRGRLDVTVQLVATGKVRSVLVSGNAAGSSGDETTTMTSYLVSRGVSPTKIVVDPYGLDTYDTCARAVRVFAVRRALVVTQPYHLPRTVALCRSLGMDADGVNATCDCGFLILLKNQVREWLASVLALKDAIWHRAPAVVSPPM, encoded by the coding sequence GTGGGGGAGCAGCCGCTACGTCGCCGGTGGCCCAGACGGGCCCTGCGGATCGGGCTCGCCGTCCTCGTTCTGGCCGTCGTGCTGACGGGTGCGAGTGTGACGTGGGCGTACACCGCCTCCGCCGGACACCGGTACGACGTCGCCGACGCGCCCGCCGCCCCGGTGGCGATCGTGCTCGGCGCGGAGGTCGGGACCCCTTTCCTCCGCGGCAGGCTGGACGTGACGGTTCAACTGGTCGCGACGGGCAAGGTGCGGTCGGTGTTGGTGTCCGGCAATGCCGCGGGCAGTTCCGGTGACGAGACCACGACGATGACCTCGTACCTCGTCTCGAGAGGCGTCTCCCCGACCAAGATCGTCGTCGATCCGTACGGCTTGGACACGTACGACACCTGCGCGCGGGCAGTGCGGGTGTTCGCCGTCCGCCGCGCGCTGGTGGTGACGCAGCCGTATCACCTGCCGAGGACGGTGGCGCTGTGCCGCAGCCTGGGAATGGACGCGGACGGCGTGAACGCGACGTGTGACTGTGGATTCCTCATCCTGCTCAAGAACCAGGTGCGGGAGTGGCTGGCCAGTGTCCTCGCCCTCAAGGACGCGATCTGGCACCGTGCGCCCGCTGTCGTGTCCCCGCCGATGTGA
- a CDS encoding MFS transporter encodes MISVVEENRTWSYWRVLRDGKVSALLAGDAVTNVGDGAIITALPLLTLRIHGDVPAPLAISAVEAAPYVLATVLAFTIGLTRLRIPPRASIIADCVLRGGLLAGLGLLAMADAITLPVLVCGLLVASVFRMVGMSARRLVVTAMVPPEGRLAANGLLGTSTSLATYAIGPLVGGILAAVRNPGIALLVDGASLILLLAAAVVIRPPTTGSVDGETIPASGLRILRRIPLTARLLVVVFGFNLFYMPVEIALPLLVRGPLRGDGLSLGLIWTGFGVGALIGAMLTGLLRKLPERKLLVSIIAGWAAVVLLLTIAPSVPYAVVVLFVGGLIYAPFTPVVYTAVQAVLAPDEQQPVLTLWTAGSTLAAPIGLALGGPLVQGVGTQGGLLVSALLTIALVPPAAAGLRGHAVRASEPDHVGTADTR; translated from the coding sequence ATGATCAGCGTGGTGGAGGAGAACCGGACCTGGTCGTACTGGCGGGTGTTGCGCGACGGCAAGGTCAGCGCGCTGCTGGCCGGCGACGCGGTGACCAACGTCGGTGACGGCGCGATCATCACGGCGTTGCCGCTGCTCACCCTGCGCATCCACGGCGACGTGCCGGCGCCGCTGGCGATCTCCGCGGTCGAGGCGGCTCCGTACGTGCTGGCCACGGTCCTGGCCTTCACCATCGGGCTCACCAGGCTGCGCATCCCGCCGCGGGCATCGATCATCGCGGACTGCGTCCTGCGCGGCGGCCTGCTCGCCGGGCTGGGACTGCTGGCCATGGCGGACGCGATCACGCTGCCGGTGCTGGTCTGCGGGCTGCTGGTCGCCTCGGTCTTCCGGATGGTCGGCATGAGCGCCCGCCGCCTCGTGGTGACGGCGATGGTGCCGCCGGAAGGCCGGTTGGCGGCCAACGGACTCCTCGGCACCAGCACGAGTCTCGCGACGTACGCGATCGGCCCGCTGGTCGGCGGGATCCTGGCCGCCGTCCGCAATCCGGGCATCGCCCTGCTCGTGGACGGCGCCAGCCTGATCCTCCTGCTGGCGGCGGCCGTCGTCATCAGACCACCGACCACCGGCTCGGTCGACGGCGAGACCATTCCCGCGTCCGGCCTGCGGATCCTGCGCCGCATCCCACTCACCGCCCGGCTGCTGGTGGTGGTGTTCGGTTTCAACCTGTTCTACATGCCGGTGGAGATCGCGCTGCCGCTGCTGGTGCGCGGGCCGCTGCGGGGTGACGGCCTGTCGCTGGGCCTGATCTGGACCGGGTTCGGCGTGGGCGCGCTGATCGGCGCGATGCTGACCGGCCTGCTCCGGAAGCTGCCCGAGCGGAAACTCCTGGTCTCGATCATCGCCGGGTGGGCGGCCGTGGTGCTGCTGCTGACCATCGCGCCGTCGGTGCCCTACGCCGTCGTCGTGCTCTTCGTCGGCGGGCTGATCTACGCACCCTTCACCCCCGTGGTCTACACGGCCGTGCAGGCCGTGCTCGCGCCGGACGAGCAGCAGCCGGTGCTCACCCTGTGGACCGCCGGCTCGACCCTGGCCGCACCCATCGGCCTCGCCCTCGGCGGCCCGCTCGTGCAGGGCGTCGGCACGCAGGGCGGCCTGCTGGTCTCGGCCCTGTTGACCATCGCGCTCGTGCCGCCGGCGGCCGCCGGACTCCGCGGTCACGCCGTCCGCGCCTCCGAACCGGACCACGTCGGCACGGCCGACACGAGGTGA
- a CDS encoding manganese efflux pump MntP, which yields MTEALALLGFVLPLGLDSFAVAAAVGAAGTLPARVRWRITALFVVFEAGMPLVGLALGAPVARAIGPVANYVVVAVGLWMLLHDEDDEEEKAERLVTARGAALLGLGVSISLDELAIGFGLGLTHLPLLPVIVGIAAQAFIATQLGLWLGAHVAERFREAAERLAGIVLVVMGVVLAVEQLIG from the coding sequence GTGACCGAGGCGCTGGCGCTGCTCGGGTTCGTGCTGCCACTCGGGCTGGACTCGTTCGCCGTCGCCGCGGCGGTCGGCGCCGCCGGGACGCTGCCCGCGCGGGTCCGGTGGCGGATCACCGCGTTGTTCGTGGTGTTCGAGGCCGGGATGCCGCTGGTCGGGCTCGCGCTTGGTGCGCCGGTGGCGCGGGCGATCGGTCCGGTCGCCAACTACGTGGTGGTCGCGGTCGGCCTGTGGATGTTGCTGCACGACGAGGACGACGAGGAGGAGAAGGCCGAACGGCTGGTGACCGCCCGCGGTGCCGCGCTGCTCGGCCTCGGCGTGAGTATCAGCCTGGACGAACTGGCCATCGGCTTCGGCCTGGGCCTCACCCACCTGCCGCTGCTGCCGGTGATCGTCGGCATCGCCGCGCAGGCGTTCATCGCCACCCAGCTCGGGCTGTGGCTGGGCGCCCACGTCGCCGAGCGATTCCGGGAAGCCGCTGAGCGCCTCGCCGGCATCGTGCTGGTCGTGATGGGCGTCGTGCTCGCCGTCGAGCAACTCATCGGGTGA